The genomic window ATTGAAGTCAGACCCTCGACGGAAGATCCTGGACGCTATCAGATTATATGTGGTCGCAGGCGACTAGCAGCTTGCAGAGTGCTAGGCATTCAAGTGAATGCGCGCATTCAGACATTGACCGATGAACAAACGCTGCTGCGAAAGGGGTTGGAAAACTCAAATCGGCGGGCACGGTCATTCTATGAAAACGCCATTTTTGCCCAAGCTATCGAAAACGCGGGCTACAGCAGATCCGTCGCAGCAAAGGCATTGGGAGGTAAATCACATGCCTCAATGTCTCAACTCCTGCGGGTTGGTTGCGCCATTCCGTATTCAGTTGGGGGGCTGATTGGATCAGCCCCCCAAAGCGGTAGGCCAAAATGGGATAAGCTGGCAACCGCCTTCATTGACGAAACGTTGGACGAAAAAACCGCGATCAAACGCCTGAAGAACATGCAGGGGTTGTCATCGGATCAGCGTTTAGAGCGGCTGATTGCCTCTCTTGTAGAGAAGCAGCCTCAGGTGATCCGTAAAGCGCCACACGGCGCAACAATCAAAGCAGGGCAGGGGGCCTTGTCCATTTCTATCAAACGAACCGGAGCCAATGCGAAATTTGCTGACTGGCTCAATGGCAACATCGATCGCGTGATCGAGAAGGCCCATCAAGAATTCCAAGCAGTGAAAGAAGAACAGGAGGAATAGGCAAAGGAAAACCCTCACCAGCGGGGCTGATGAGGGGAAGGAAACGCACCACCCTGCAAGGTGGACTTTTCAGAACTAGCAATCTGAGAATAGCGACCTCCCTGACAATCGGCAACAAAAATAACGCCCTTGGGCGATGGGTATTCTGCAGCCTAAATTTATTATGGCACAATTTAGCAAATGGAAGCTGCTACGCGCAGCAGAGGATGCCCGCGAACCGCTCGGGCTGAAGGCGACATCTCTCAACCTGTTGCGATCAATGATTGCGCTGATTCCGGGCGATACTCTGGGCGCGGCACCGGACCAGCATATCTGTTTCGCGTCGAACCAGACGCTGGCGGCGCGGGCGCACGTCAGCGTTCCGACGATTGAGCGGCACGTTTCAATCCTGGTCAACGCCGGTCTGATCAAACGCGCAACCACAATGAACGGCAAACGCTGGGCACGCAGGGACGGGCAGGGCAGGGTGGTCACCGTTTCCGGCCTCTCCCTTGCACCACTGTTCGAGAAATACGCAGAGCTGGTGCAGATCGCCAAAGATCACGCAGAGCGCCTGTTGCGGCTTGATGTGATCCGCGACCGCTGCAAATTGCTATTGGCCCGCCTCAGCGGCGCTGAGGGGCTGCTACAACGCGCTAGAAACATTCTCCGCCGTCGCGCGGATGAGGAAACCTTGAACGATCTCTATATAGAGATGACCAGCATTTTGAGGGACAGCGACACGCCTTTTGAGGGGCACAAAGAGACTAAA from Phaeobacter gallaeciensis DSM 26640 includes these protein-coding regions:
- a CDS encoding ParB/RepB/Spo0J family partition protein gives rise to the protein MARNIFNNGNQDTDKTPPQDSGQIADKLPSLAILKAASVQEKLLDTSLIDEWGPEDRLSETDLTAVKSQGGDADLTAVKSPDPTDDDSLVALIGSIETSGQSTPIEVRPSTEDPGRYQIICGRRRLAACRVLGIQVNARIQTLTDEQTLLRKGLENSNRRARSFYENAIFAQAIENAGYSRSVAAKALGGKSHASMSQLLRVGCAIPYSVGGLIGSAPQSGRPKWDKLATAFIDETLDEKTAIKRLKNMQGLSSDQRLERLIASLVEKQPQVIRKAPHGATIKAGQGALSISIKRTGANAKFADWLNGNIDRVIEKAHQEFQAVKEEQEE
- a CDS encoding helix-turn-helix domain-containing protein; amino-acid sequence: MAQFSKWKLLRAAEDAREPLGLKATSLNLLRSMIALIPGDTLGAAPDQHICFASNQTLAARAHVSVPTIERHVSILVNAGLIKRATTMNGKRWARRDGQGRVVTVSGLSLAPLFEKYAELVQIAKDHAERLLRLDVIRDRCKLLLARLSGAEGLLQRARNILRRRADEETLNDLYIEMTSILRDSDTPFEGHKETKSIPSVKDSEIEETFPRLCAEIRTARSTGDCHDRMDQIASELHLGSTWAAAKAKGPAVAFMLLGYILQRIERINVPGAYLRDLLQRIEQANDGWKLLMQKAL